Proteins from a single region of Cydia pomonella isolate Wapato2018A chromosome 13, ilCydPomo1, whole genome shotgun sequence:
- the LOC133524101 gene encoding uncharacterized protein LOC133524101, translating into MQDLIKDRLICGIKEDALRERLLREPDLTLSKSLDICNLAQMSKMQAGAIKQEAVEHKAYVVENNPKHNTEYNWISEGGQQNQIWGVSHRGAPAHRGTARSRGRGGRYQTPARYPVTPRPGLARRNQLFNRQVRDVNSANNSSANLSCSRCGLPHGSSRCPAIGRRCLKCNSYDHFSRMCNVYEVRAEENNDQGGDSS; encoded by the exons ATGCAGGATTTGATAAAAGATAGGCTGATTTGCGGCATAAAAGAGGACGCACTTCGGGAACGATTGTTACGTGAGCCGGATCTGACGTTGAGTAAATCTTTGGATATTTGTAATTTGGCCCAGATGTCTAAGATGCAAGCGGGGGCTATAAAGCAAGAGGCTGTGGAACATAAAGCGTATGTTGTAGAAAATAATCCCAAGCATAATACGGAGTATAATTGGATTAGTGAAGGTGGTCAACAGAATCAAATTTGGGGGGTAAGTCACCGAGGAGCGCCGGCGCATCGTGGAACGGCGAGGAGTCGGGGGCGCGGTGGCCGTTATCAGACCCCCGCCCGCTACCCCGTGACCCCGCGCCCGGGTCTTGCTCGGCGAAATCAACTGTTTAATCGACAAGTGCGTGATGTCAATAGTGCTAACAACAGCAGTGCTAATTTATCGTGTTCGCGATGTGGTTTGCCTCATGGCAGTTCAAGGTGTCCTGCCATCGGCAGAAGGTGTTTAAAGTGTAACAGTTATGATCATTTTTCGCGTATGTGCAATGTATACGAGGTGCGAGCTGAGGAAAACAATGATCAG GGTGGTGATTCCTCCTGA